Proteins found in one Carcharodon carcharias isolate sCarCar2 chromosome 8, sCarCar2.pri, whole genome shotgun sequence genomic segment:
- the LOC121281299 gene encoding E3 ubiquitin-protein ligase TRIM7-like, with product MEQITLINGETQSLVQRDRLSFIQNSKRLLSRVTESRRITNPGVAELNPNLSNISQLIQKKLNGWEKYHTDILGIIRKNSLSLDPKTANWNLVLSDDLRSVTWTEHEQPYPPDPERFKERPQVLCSQSFSSGSHSWDVETNGDYWRIGIVYGSLEREGEISYLGNNDKSWSLDFIAGYLTAWHNSQFTVLLSIPSKNRIWVQLDYEAGTVSFYQVTDLVTHTYTFQTRFTEPVFPAFYSWDKSLKLLN from the exons ATGGAACAGATTACATTAATAAATGGAGAAACCCAGAGTCTGGTGCAGAGAGACCGTCTCTCCTTTATTCAG AATTCAAAGCGGCTTCTTTCCAG AGTGACTGAGTCTCGGAGAATTACAAACCCAGGTGTTGCAGAGCTCAACCCGAACCTGTCCAATATATCTCAACTTATCCAGAAGAAGCTGAATGGATGGGAAAAGTACCACACAGACATATTGGGAATCATCA GGAAAAACTCCTTGAGCCTGGATCCAAAGACAGCAAACTGGAACTTGGTTCTGTCTGATGATCTGAGATCAGTAACATGGACTGAACATGAACAACCCTACCCACCTGACCCAGAGAGATTTAAAGAGCGTCCCCAAGTCCTCTGCTCCCAGAGCTTTTCTTCTGGAtcccattcctgggatgtggaaaCTAACGGGGATTACTGGAGAATAGGGATTGTTTATGGAAgtttagagagggagggggaaatctcTTATCTTGGGAACAACGATAAATCCTGGAGTTTGGATTTTATTGCTGGTTACCTGACAGCCTGGCACAATTCCCAGTTCACAGTCCTCCTATCGATTCCGTCTAAAAACAGGATCTGGGTTCAGTTGGATTATGAGGCTGGGACTGTGTCATTTTATCAGGTCACTGACTTAGTGACACATACTTACACATTTCAAACAAGATTCACTGAaccagtgtttccagcattttatagTTGGGACAAATCGTTAAAACTGTTAAATTAA